In Miscanthus floridulus cultivar M001 chromosome 8, ASM1932011v1, whole genome shotgun sequence, the sequence CCCCCACCTCCTGCACCTTTTGTCTGCCATTCCTTTTTTTGTTAGTATTATCTGCCACATTCCATTTCCATAGTTTTATATATGCTACATGCCTACATACCACATGAAAGTATTGAAAGTTAATTTGGAAGTTTGTAGTTGGTGCTGGTACTTGAAATTTCAACTCATAATTTTGATTTATGCCAGAAGTACTCTGTATAGGATAGAGTTTGCCTTTAATCTCTCTAAAAAAtgttttggtctttgggtttcttgttgtTAGATGAGTATCAACTAACTAGTCAGTAGTCACTAGTGACTATGGGCTAAAGAAAAAACTTTTTTCTCCTAACAATTAAAGTCCAAACTAGCAAGAGTGGTCTTCACTTGTGCTTGTTTTTTATAGATGGTTTTATCCATGTTTCTTGAGTtcttttttcagaattaaataaTATCTACTCATTGACATCCAATCCTTGAATGCAACTTTGGCAGATCGTGAACTTCTTTGTTAGTTTGCTGTTCTTGCGTcttctggagcaacttggtccACAGCTTCTCTACACAATATTTTCGTCAGTCTGCGTGGTAGCCTCAATATTTGTGCGGCGCCATGTGCTAGAAACAAAGGGAAAGACTTTACAAGAGATAGAAGTTTCACTCCTGCAACCACAATAAAGGTACACCTTGGTTAACTTTATCATCTTACATTGATGAATTGCACAGGAGTTGAGCTGACTCAAACGCAAGATGCTTAGTTGACAATTTTGATGATAAGGCCATGTGAATAGGAAGCATGCCCAGGAGCGCCTTACCTTTTCATAAACTGGATTCACAGGCCGACCGCTACTCATTGCAGGTATATATTTTACGTGACTGGAATCTGGGGCTACGCTGTTTGCTGAACACAAACAAGCTGGCCCTGCAGCATGAAGTCATCTCTTGAGAACGGAAACGCTCTACAAATGGTCTCAGGGAAGTTCCAGATATGCGCCTGCGACCGCCAGGGCGTTTCCATAGATCATGTACTGAAGTTATGCCTGTATAGCCCACCCTAGATAGGATTCATGCTTGTGTTGTCATCTGTTCCATCTATATACGCCTTAATATATCAGTAAAAAAAAGGCACTACTGTTTGACCGTTGATGAGCACAGTTGAAACAAGGAACTATCATTTACCTTGCATTAGATGTGTGTACCCAGTAAATATACTCCGAATAATAACACTGCATGCAGATGCCTTGTTAGACGGAAACGCTCTGTTCCAGCTCTAACGCGTCTTGAGAAATTCTTTTTTTATTCCGTCTTGAGAAATTCTAATTCGGCATCGTGTGAATATATCCGGTCAGAAATCGGGAACGTAACACCACAGCCCGTCTGCCGCCTCCATGAGTTCATGCCTAGCTTACTGCATCGAGGCTGCGTTCGCTGAGAAACGTTTTAGGATGATGATATGGGTAGGGCGTTCATTTCGTCCAGATAATGCTGTGGGTGAGGCGTCTATTTCGTCCGGACGCATGTTTGGGTCTCGACGTCCCAACGGCCCAGCAGGCAATACTGTTATCCACacagaaataaaaataaaaaatcgtcGCTCTCACCTTCTCGAACAACTGCTGCTTCCTCATCCATTCTTCAACCAACTCACCACGCCCGCACGACAGCGGCCGCAAATGCAGCGGCATGCTGCACCGCGTCCAAGCACCGCTGCCTGCTTTCCTGTCTCCCTACCGCCACTCACCACTCGCCGCCGAGTTCTTCGAGCCGACACGGCGTGGTCCACGGCGACTACTCCGATGCGGCGTTCTTCACCATGCCCAGCTGCTTTGTCTGCCGCCATCCTTCCTCTCCACTGCACCTGAGCGCCAATTGTTGGCTACTGCAGTTCCCCACCCGGTAGGCCATGTGGTTGTCGGCGGCGCCATGCATTGTTTGAGGTGTGTTTCAGAAGTTGTttccaagtgtttcatctatatgttgcgtatgttgcaatggctatatacatatgttgcaagtatatgtttcaagtgttttaattgtttcatacgtatgtttcacgcgtttcatctgtatgtttcatgtgtttcatctgtatgtttCGTGTGTTTCATTTTGATTTTGCAAAAGGAtatgatgttgcacatgttgcaatggctacacacgtatgtttcaagtgtatgttccataagtttcatctgttttagacgtgtgttgcaaatgtatgtttcaaatgttttagctgtttcagatgtatgttttatgtgtttcatctagatgttgcaatgactatacaagTATGTTTCAATAGTATACTGCATATGTTGTAACGGTCGGACGGATGTTGCAGAGGAGATAAGACGTTAGGACAGGGGAAGGGGCGCAGCCAGAGATAGAGCGCAGTGGAGGACGGGGGCGCGGTGGGGATAGGGCACCGTGGCGAGGGGAGGAGCGCGGCGCGGCGGGGGAGGAGTAGGCGTCATAGCTGTGTCCGGACGCGGGCCCGTGATGTCGAGCGCTAGCCCTGCCGAACATTTTACTCTCCGCAGCATTACAAACTCAGCACCTCGTGGCAGCAGACTCCGGGCCTATTCGGTATGGCTTCAACTTCTATTACATTACGTGAAACTAAAAATAATGACTACCTTTGCTTTAGCGGTTCTTAGTTTATTTATTAAAAAGCTGGGGGTAGAGCCACCCGGAATTCTATCAAACAAGACCTCGATATTAGAGTGTTCGAAGCAATTCTATCAATTGAGATTGTCACAGTTAGAGCCACCCATTCGAAAACATGTAACAGTTGGGAATTGATAACTGATATCTAGAACACCGAACTACACAAGTGTTACTCCCACGCTACACAAACATAATGCTGTGTAATTCACAGTTAATATAGCATTTCTAGAGCTCTGGAAAAAGACTAGCCAAATCATTGATTATTCTAGGTGTCAAAAAAGAGTGGAGAGCTAGTTTTGTGTCTTTCTCCTACGGGTGTACTCTcacaattccaaattataagttattctaattttttttgagagtcaaagcatcttaaaTTTGACCTCGGGTATTCGAACCCGAAAATCCGTGGGCAAAAACCAGACCCTGAAACCAAAACCGCTAGACCCAAAATCCGAGGATATTTGATCCGAACCCGACCCCTGACATTCCTATTCGTCCTCACTGTGGCAGAACAACGTAATTTAACTGAATCCCGAGCGTACTTGTCATCATTTGACATTAAGATATTGTTTAATGCAAATAGAACGGTTACACATCGGCAATGGAAAATGGGTCGTTGATTACCAATTTTGTTTGGTTCGATCGTTAAGGAGGGCGCGAGCGTGAACGCTTTCCACCCACAAATCGGGCGTAACCAACGCACTGAAGGCCCATGTCCATTCTCGCCCTATCCGATTACATCCCCTAGAACAAACAATAATCGGCACAACTAGTTAGCGGTGTGAGCAGATCACGCCACAAAATGAGCCAACCAAACATCATGTAAGTAGCTGAGTGGTCAAGTCAAATCTGATAAGCTATCAAGCACAACCACAGAAAGAACTGAAAACAATCTATTTTCTTCTTGCCTTGTGACCTCCGGGAGTAATCTTTGACTGACTGACTATATCAGTATATGACATTCACTGGTCCTCGCAAAAAATACAGATACTCTCGAAATGGGGGCCTAACAAATGGCAACTTGTTTTGTGCTGgcatttatttctttttttttgaggggaagcTGGCatttatttctaaaaaaaatatataaataaaaacaatTCTCATCTCAAGTTTTCGTAACCCAGTGAGTGCTGGGCCTACCTGCGATCCAGTCGAGCAGCTAGCTCCATCCGCCGGCCCAGCAACCAGCCCAGAAAGGCACAAGCCAGAGCGCCGGCGGGCAGCGGCCCTCGTGCGTCCGGCCATTCACCAATTCGTTCGCCCCCTTCCTCTCGCTTCTCTCCTGTCCCGAACTCGCCTAGTGACCCCAGTGGCCTAGTCAAATCAAGGGGCGGCGCGGCGAATTGGCACGAGAGGCGGGCAAGTGGGGCGTGGGGGCGTGACCACACGCGAGCAAACTCTAACTCGGTTGCCGCCAGCCGGCCAGCGTTTCTCAGGCAGATAGGCGATAGGCGGGCAGGCATTGCACAGTTCACAGTTGTGCGCGGGACAGGCTACAGCGGCCAGCGGGAGTCCGGCGGCAGCAGCACAGCATGTATTTGACATTTGAGTAATTGACTGTTTCAGTAATTTAGTTATGTTAAGAGAACATCAGGAGCTCGAATCTGCTGTTGATATTTCGAACACCCAACTGAATGTTTTCGATTCAGGCTGCATTCTTGCTGGAATGCTGTTGATAGTCTacaattttttttctcgaatacgcaaaagatttgcgtatcattgtaattaaggAGAAGAGTTTAATAACCATACAAACGACACGCTTCTGATGAGCGCCCTAGGTGATCTTACGGCGTTGACTGGACCTTCCTAGCGGACTATTTCAAcattcgatattacataaatggtATACAACCGATAGTCTACAAATTTTCAAGTGAAAAGGGTTCAACCCTTCATGTTTAGTATTGAGACCTGCAATTTGAAGGTTTTTTGGTGAAAACGGAGTCCATCTTTTGGTTAGATCTGAAGAGAAAAACGGCCAATGCAGCGAATGTGCTTTTATATTGTTTGGCGGGTGACTGTGCATTTGCAGTTCACCCTCTGCAAATTGGTTGCCTTGTCTTCTACTGTGTCAACAATTATCTGTTAAGAATTGACTAGTCATTTAATAAGATATAGGTGGTTTTTGTTTGGACAACAAACGATATTATATTAGCAGCAAGATGCTGAAAGTATGGTTACATCTTGCAAATGTACAGAGGTCAGTGCATCCACTTGTGTGCACTGGTGATGGTGATTCAGGTTAGAGCACACAGGCTCAGGAAGTGAACCAGAATCAGGAAAAGCCTGTCTAGCTAGAGCGTCCTGTTGATCTTGAAGATCCTTGCCTGTCGATGAAGTGTGCTGTTGGTGAATATTTGTGTGAAGCACTTGATTCTCCAATCTGGAGGATGAGTGAGGTCTGATTGATTAAGAAAACCAACCAGTTGCTGGCAATCTGATAGGAAGACAGTGTTGTTGAACACCATGGCAGCAATGGCTAAGGCAGCAGCCTCAGCCATGATCACCGATTGGGCACGTGACATGTGCGCCTTGATATATATTGTTTGCGCTGGTTGTATCTGCGTGTTGACAAAGAAAATTCCCAGGCCGGCCATTCTTGATGGCAGCGATGGGTGGTCAGGAGTTGTTGATGCATCAACGTAGCATCTGACGCCTGGAACTATTGTCGGCATGTGGAGGATGAACCTGTTCGTCTGCGGGTTACTCCGGCCCTGGATGGTGTCGCCTTCCTGGTTCCTGGGAGCAGAAGGCAAAATCATACCTGGCATTCTGTAGTTGTTGTCTGGTGTTGGGGTTGGGCGGCTGGCAGTGGTTGTGGCTGAGAGTGGTCTCTCCCTGTTCGCCAAGTCTGTTAGTGGAGGTACTGTGAGTTGAGGCTGTGTGTCGATGCCTGCTTGCTTAGTGCTGATATGCGCAGCCACAGCGTGGTGTACCTGCCAAGGAGTCCAAGTCTTCCTTTGGAAGCAAGTGTCATTCCTCGCCTTCCACTAATACCACAAGGTGATTAGAATTTTGTGAAATACAGCATTAGGGGTCAAGTTGGAAATAAAAGCCTGCAGGGTTAATTGGACACCGTCATTCTCCTGAGGTAGATTATCAGTTCGGAGAGGTGGATTGGAGGAGAACCAAACCGCCCGAGGTAGGTGACAATGGGAAAAGAGGTGGGTGTTATCCTCCACTGCACCACAGGCTGCACATTGTTTATCACTGTTAGTGGAGTACCTTGCTGCCCTTTCAGCAGTGGCGAGTGCCCATCGAATTAGTCTCCAGGTAAACGCCTTGATTAGCGGGGATAATTCTTTGCTTTTCCAGGCCCTCTGCAATATCTGGGTAGCCTGAGGCTGTATGCTTCTGGATCCTTGATTTGGAAGTTGGATGACTGACTGGGAACTGAGGTGCCTATAAATATTTTTAGTGGATCATTGACCATTCTTGGATGGGATCCACCTCAGAATATCCTGCTGGTCACTATTGACAAGGTTAATATTAGTGATTTCTTGAACCGCCTGGTTATAAAAAATACTTGCTATAAGGTTCACATTCCAGGAACGAGAGTTAGGAACCCAAAGTTCAGAAACAGTAGCAAGAAGGGGTAAAGTAGTGACCGGTAAATGCATGCGGTCATGAATAGAATCCCAAAGGGAACACCATGGAGTGGACCAAATGGAGCTATTACCTGCATGGAGTTGGTAGATAGAATTGGCGCATAGATCCTTTTTAACCTGCAAAATAGAAGACCAGAAGACGAACCGAGGCCCATTGGTATTGGCAGTCCAGAAAGGACCATTGTGGTAATACTTGGCCTTAACGACAGAGGAGAGGAAAGGTTTTTTGTTAGTGGCTATGTCCCAAGCAGCGTGGGTGAGAAGGCTTTTATTGACCATGTAAAGGTCCCTAATACCCAGCCCTCCATTTTCCTTCGTCTGGCAGATATCTTCCCAAAAACGGAAAGCAATAGGGGACGTTGGGTTGTCATCCTGAACTCCAGCCCACCAAAATCTCCTGATGATGGCATTGATCTTCTGAATAAAGGACTTGGAGAAAAGAACAGTGGACATATAGTACACAGGGATGGAAGAAAGGACAGATTTAATATAGGCCAGTCGCCAGCATGGTTAAGCTTGTTTGCCTTGACAGTAGTAAGCTTGGCCCTAAACTTATTGATAATAAACTCGTAAGCTTTGTTCCTATCATTATGATTAAAAATAATGGGACGACCCAAATGCATGGTGGTGGGGAGAAGGTCAGGAACAGGGAAGATGTCCTTGATCCTGGCTTTCGTAGTACTATCAACATTCTTGCTAAACATAATCGAGGACTTCTGGAGATTGGGAACTTGATCGGACAGATTGCAGAACTCCTGGAGGATATTGCGAATGTTGGTAGCCTCCTGCACCGAGGCCTTGCCACAGAGAATAAGATCATCAGCAAAGAGAAGGGAGTGGATGGGAGGGCAGCCCGGACCAAGAGTAACTCCCGAAAGGTTGGAAGTGAGCAGGTTATGTTGCAAGCGAATAGAAAGCTCATTGATGGCAACCACAAATAGGTAAGGCGACAGAGGGCAGCCCTGTCGAATACCATGCTGAGAGGAGAAAGCAGCAGTAGGCTCCCCATTGACAAGGATAGAGAATGTAGGAGAGGAGATACAGGCACTAATCAGGGGAATGAAACTGGCCTGGAGACCCAAACGCCGAAGCGCAGCATCAATGAAATCCCACTCCAAGCGATCGAAGGCTTTAGCAAGGTCCAGCTTAAGGAGGAAAGCTTGCTGGGTCCAATTCTTAAGGGTGAAGGAGTGGATAATCTCCTGGGTAATAACTATATTGGAGAAGATATGCCTATTCTTAATAAAGGCGGCTTGGGATTGGTCATGGGGAGATGAGGCTTCAGTCTATCAGCTAGAGATTTAGCAATAACCTTATAAATGACATTACAGAGGCTAATCGGCCTGAAGTCAAGTTTGGTTCACCTCTGGTTGCATAAAAGCTAAGGTATAGAAGTCACGTATGGTTAGACCATGTCTATCCCTGACCGATGGTTTAGTGTTTGGTGTTCTTTATGAACAAAAGTTAATGGAATTTGTTTTTTGTGCAACTCTTTTCATTTCATATAGGAAGGGCTCAAATTATTACAGCACCTATTTGCTGttccctccctcccctctctctccggCCTTATCCCTTGCTAGTTGACTGTCGTAATACGGATCAAGCGCATTTAATTTGCTATGGCAGCTTCCTCGCAAAAACTTAAAGAAAGAAAGAATTTGCTATGGCAGCTAACAAAGATGTCAAACAGAGGAAGATTATCGAAAATCATGCAAGAAATATAAGCCATAACGTTTGGTGAACTGAGTGTGGTACTCAATTGATTGAAGATTGACAAGCTGTTGTTGCTATTCTTCACGAGTTACTTCCTTTTTGCTTACCCTTGAATACTGAGTTACCTTGCGTCTTGGTGGTTATAATACTCATGGTAGCAGGGTTAGTTTTGGTCATTCTCTAACTGAATAAATCGCAATTGCTTGTTTTGTGTTCATTGATGTTTGATTGCAATTTTCCAATCATTGATCTTAAGAAAAGTTACAATTACATCTTGGGTACTGAAATGTGATAGCTTTCACACCATCAGTTATCTCTCAAGCAGCTGTACTGCTCAGTACACCTCCTGTATATATAATTGCCCATTCTGGTACTCTtcaatgaagggcgggcctggtgcaagcggtagagtcttaccgcctatgaccggaaggtcccgggttcgagtcgcggtctcctcgcattgcataggcgagggtaaggcttgccactgacacccttccccagaccccgctctctgcactgggtacgccctgtTACTCTTTAATAACTGATAACATTTCCTTTTGGTGGTTAAAGAACTGTTGTTAACTGGGCTGTTTTTAGCCATTTGGTAATTTAATAGGTCAGGTATCCTGATATTGCCATGTGTTTGTTTCTAATGTTCAGGTGCATCAACCACCAATGTTATCTGGTCGTCTATTAATTGGGTTGAACGAGGCAGCTCATGGTTGAAGTGACCATGCCTGACCCTGAGGGAGGTTCAGCCGCTGCAGATTCAAGTGTTCCATCAGGTGCTGCTGCCTCAGCTTCCTCAGCTGCTCCAGATGTTTCAACCCTTGTTGAAAAGGCAATAGCAGTGCTGCCATTAGATCTTGCTGCCCAAGCTCAAGATCCCAAGAGAAAGGCTCGATCTCAAGACCCAGGATGGAAGTATGGGTGGTGGCCAGATCCTATGAAGAAGGATTTTGTGCAGTGTGTATTTTGTAAGAAGATAGTTCCTGCAGGAATAAGAAGGTTCAAGCAGCACCTTGCTGGCGGTTATATGAATGCAGAAAAGTGCCCAAAAGCACCTAAACTAGTTAGGGAAGAGATGCATGATTACCTGAAGAAGAACATAAGGACTGTATTGAAGAAGAACACAAGGACTGTATTGAAGAAGAACACAAGGACTGTATTTGTGCAAGTGGCCAAAGATGGTGAACAAGAACAAGATGCAAATGAAGAGAGTGAAGGTGAACAAGCTGCTGAAGCTGAACCAGTAAGAGTACCAAGTTCGGGGACAAAGGTTAAGCAGGAAATAACGAAAATTGCTCAAGCTTCCATCACTTCTTTTGCTGCTGCTGTTCCACCTAGACCACAAACTCAAAAGGCATCCAAGTCAGTTAGTGCCATGCTAtgcaagacatcagaagaggtaGTTGTAGAAAGGCATAGATCGAAGACATCTCAACCTACTCTAGAGCACTACACAGAAAAAGACAAGGAGGCCAAACAGGTTGTTGATGACCATGTTGCTGATTTCTTCTATGGAAATGCCATACCTCTCAACGTCATTAACTCgagaagctgggagattatgctTGAGTCCATTGGGCAATATGGTCCTGGTTACCACTCACCAACATACCGTGAGATTAGGGAACCTTTGCTTGAAAGGGCTATCAACAGGACAACAGAACCGAGGAAGAAGCACGAGGAAGCTTAGAAAGAATATGGTTGCACACTCATGTCAGATG encodes:
- the LOC136476210 gene encoding uncharacterized protein; translated protein: MVEVTMPDPEGGSAAADSSVPSGAAASASSAAPDVSTLVEKAIAVLPLDLAAQAQDPKRKARSQDPGWKYGWWPDPMKKDFVQCVFCKKIVPAGIRRFKQHLAGGYMNAEKCPKAPKLVREEMHDYLKKNIRTVLKKNTRTVLKKNTRTVFVQVAKDGEQEQDANEESEGEQAAEAEPVRVPSSGTKVKQEITKIAQASITSFAAAVPPRPQTQKASKSVSAMLCKTSEEVVVERHRSKTSQPTLEHYTEKDKEAKQVVDDHVADFFYGNAIPLNVINSRSWEIMLESIGQYGPGYHSPTYREIREPLLERAINRTTEPRKKHEEA